In Acidobacteriota bacterium, one DNA window encodes the following:
- a CDS encoding DUF1343 domain-containing protein, translating into MKTILAVLLVAACLVPSAVPAQGVQPGIEVFLADLPAAVRGKRVGLITNHSAIDRARSLDIDLIAARKDLQLVALFAPEHGIRGVAPAGAKITDEVDQKTGVPIYSLYGGADRGPTPKMLEHVDVLVYDLQEVGGRTWTYVSTMALAMQAAVKKGIPFVVLDRPNPIGGEIVEGAQLDPAFASFVGMYPIPARHGMTVGELATLFNQRHAIGANLIVVRAANWRRADWQDETGLPWVNPSPNLRSLAAVTNYPGAVYFEGTNVAEGRGTERPFEQVGAPWLDAPGIVRRMNELHLPGIRFEAITMSIEPAAGKYPGQTIPAIRYVITDRRAYRPVRASLLLIDEIRKAHPADFAWRPSIDRLTGTDKVRLAIDAGQLAPLLEQWDREAAAFAESRAPFLLYR; encoded by the coding sequence ATGAAGACGATTCTCGCGGTGCTGCTCGTGGCGGCGTGCCTCGTTCCGTCGGCGGTGCCGGCGCAAGGCGTGCAACCGGGCATCGAGGTGTTCCTGGCCGATCTGCCCGCTGCCGTGCGCGGCAAGCGCGTCGGCTTGATCACGAACCACTCGGCGATCGATCGCGCGCGCTCTCTCGACATCGACCTGATCGCGGCGCGCAAGGATCTTCAGCTCGTCGCGCTCTTCGCGCCGGAGCACGGCATCCGCGGCGTGGCGCCGGCCGGCGCGAAGATCACCGACGAGGTCGACCAGAAGACCGGCGTGCCGATCTACTCGCTCTACGGCGGCGCCGATCGCGGCCCGACGCCGAAGATGCTCGAGCACGTCGACGTGCTCGTCTACGACCTGCAGGAGGTCGGCGGCCGCACCTGGACGTACGTCTCGACGATGGCGCTGGCGATGCAGGCGGCGGTGAAGAAGGGCATCCCGTTCGTCGTGCTCGATCGGCCCAATCCGATCGGCGGCGAGATCGTCGAGGGCGCGCAGCTCGACCCGGCGTTCGCGTCGTTCGTCGGGATGTACCCGATTCCCGCGCGGCACGGCATGACGGTGGGCGAGCTCGCCACGCTCTTCAACCAGCGCCACGCCATCGGCGCCAACCTCATCGTCGTCCGCGCGGCCAACTGGCGGCGTGCCGACTGGCAGGACGAGACCGGCTTGCCGTGGGTGAACCCGTCGCCCAACCTGCGGTCGCTCGCGGCGGTGACGAACTATCCAGGCGCCGTGTACTTCGAGGGCACCAACGTCGCGGAAGGGCGCGGCACCGAGCGGCCGTTCGAGCAGGTGGGCGCGCCCTGGCTCGACGCGCCGGGAATCGTCCGCCGCATGAACGAGCTGCACCTGCCGGGAATCCGGTTCGAGGCGATCACGATGTCGATCGAGCCCGCGGCGGGCAAGTACCCCGGGCAGACGATTCCCGCGATCCGGTACGTCATCACGGACCGGCGCGCGTATCGGCCCGTGCGCGCCTCGCTCCTGCTGATCGACGAGATCCGCAAGGCGCATCCGGCGGACTTCGCCTGGCGGCCGTCGATCGATCGGCTCACCGGCACGGACAAGGTGCGGCTGGCGATCGACGCCGGACAGCTCGCACCGCTCCTGGAGCAGTGGGACCGCGAGGCGGCGGCCTTCGCGGAGAGCCGCGCACCGTTCCTGCTGTACCGCTGA
- a CDS encoding VCBS repeat-containing protein has product MRSPLRSLAVTTTALVAMALGLRAADPANFKPDGSFKGSTLAGWHVVGGADWSAQNGELIGRAKPGTNGGWLVMDKNFQDVQLYTNFKCIGQCTSGVLLRARKTPDGGMTGVFVSLSGDDTNAYAVTLDATGKETGREQLAAPARGGGAAGAARGGAAPARGAAPAPGAAPAPAAPPPAPARGTQVGSSGRGRPTLKAGDWNEAYITIATDGPPAGSQTGPVRVVSTYTGTVPVDEKNAYGYGAIALYVGGTGEAHYKDLAWKDMLSVVEPKEQVSPRFTIQRLTTMYYGWGAATADVNRDGNLDVISGPFYYAGPSFTDRRRYRDGNLFNPENQFAPDMVNLAADFTGDGWPDVLSSLGNRHMDLHVNPKGESRRWDKFSVLPTISSEIVLMKDLDQDGKPEVVFGQGAAGGYAWAKPDPVNPSAVWTPHVISSPGQAVNGHGLGVGDVNHDGRLDIVVPTGWYEQPAAGIGASPWTFHEAELGDPSTFGSGGGEMGVYDVNGDGLIDVVAGSAHNWGMNWFEQKKDGTFVRHSIAQNFATENAGGVVFSESHAARFVDMNGDKIPDMITGKRYWSEAGNNTLTHTDPFGAPVLYIYRTVRDPKAPGGARFVPELVHNKSGIGSSFDVVDLNKDGRPDIAVATTFGTYVFFGKPAAPASTAKP; this is encoded by the coding sequence ATGAGAAGCCCCCTGCGTTCGCTGGCGGTTACGACGACGGCTCTGGTGGCGATGGCCCTGGGGCTCCGCGCCGCCGATCCCGCCAATTTCAAACCCGACGGTTCGTTCAAAGGCTCGACGCTGGCCGGCTGGCACGTGGTCGGCGGCGCCGACTGGAGCGCGCAGAACGGCGAGCTCATCGGCCGGGCCAAGCCCGGCACGAACGGCGGATGGCTCGTCATGGACAAGAACTTTCAGGACGTGCAGCTCTACACGAACTTCAAGTGCATCGGCCAGTGCACGTCCGGCGTCCTGCTGCGCGCGCGCAAAACGCCCGACGGCGGCATGACGGGCGTGTTCGTCTCGCTCAGCGGCGACGACACCAACGCGTACGCGGTGACGCTCGATGCGACCGGTAAGGAGACCGGCCGTGAGCAGCTCGCCGCACCGGCTCGCGGCGGCGGTGCTGCCGGCGCCGCGCGTGGAGGTGCCGCGCCCGCCCGTGGCGCGGCGCCCGCGCCCGGCGCAGCCCCCGCACCTGCGGCACCGCCTCCCGCACCCGCGCGAGGTACCCAGGTCGGCAGTTCGGGGCGCGGCCGGCCCACGCTGAAAGCCGGTGACTGGAACGAGGCCTACATCACGATCGCGACCGACGGGCCGCCGGCCGGCAGCCAGACGGGCCCGGTGCGCGTCGTGTCCACCTACACCGGCACGGTGCCGGTCGACGAGAAGAACGCGTACGGCTACGGTGCGATCGCCCTCTACGTCGGCGGCACGGGCGAAGCGCACTACAAGGACCTCGCGTGGAAAGACATGCTGTCGGTCGTCGAGCCGAAGGAGCAGGTCTCGCCGCGCTTCACCATCCAGCGGTTGACGACGATGTACTACGGCTGGGGCGCGGCGACGGCGGACGTCAACCGTGACGGCAACCTCGACGTCATCTCCGGGCCGTTCTACTACGCCGGCCCCAGCTTCACCGATCGCCGCCGCTATCGCGACGGCAATCTCTTCAATCCCGAAAACCAGTTCGCGCCCGACATGGTGAACCTGGCCGCCGACTTCACCGGCGACGGCTGGCCCGACGTGCTCTCGTCGCTCGGCAATCGCCACATGGATCTCCACGTGAATCCGAAGGGCGAATCGCGCCGCTGGGACAAGTTCAGCGTGCTGCCGACGATCTCGTCAGAGATCGTCCTCATGAAGGATCTCGACCAGGACGGCAAGCCGGAAGTCGTGTTCGGCCAGGGCGCGGCCGGCGGCTACGCGTGGGCCAAGCCCGATCCAGTGAACCCGAGCGCCGTGTGGACGCCGCACGTGATCTCGAGCCCGGGTCAGGCCGTGAACGGCCATGGCCTCGGCGTCGGCGACGTCAACCACGACGGCCGCCTCGACATCGTCGTGCCGACGGGCTGGTACGAGCAGCCGGCGGCGGGGATCGGTGCCAGCCCGTGGACGTTCCACGAGGCGGAGCTGGGCGACCCGTCGACCTTCGGGAGCGGCGGCGGCGAAATGGGCGTCTACGACGTCAACGGTGACGGCCTGATCGACGTCGTCGCCGGCTCGGCGCACAACTGGGGCATGAACTGGTTCGAGCAGAAGAAGGACGGCACGTTCGTGCGCCACTCGATCGCGCAGAACTTCGCGACCGAGAACGCCGGCGGCGTGGTGTTCTCCGAATCGCACGCGGCACGCTTCGTGGACATGAACGGCGACAAGATCCCCGACATGATCACGGGCAAGCGGTACTGGTCGGAGGCGGGCAACAACACGCTGACGCACACCGATCCGTTCGGCGCGCCGGTGCTCTACATCTATCGGACGGTGCGCGATCCGAAAGCGCCCGGCGGCGCCCGTTTCGTGCCCGAGCTCGTCCACAACAAGTCGGGCATCGGCTCGTCGTTCGACGTCGTCGATCTCAACAAGGACGGACGGCCCGACATCGCGGTGGCGACGACGTTCGGGACGTACGTGTTCTTCGGCAAGCCTGCGGCGCCGGCGTCCACCGCCAAGCCGTAG
- a CDS encoding SpoIIE family protein phosphatase, whose translation MANEAARLRTKPRVAEALDVLVLHLLERSGPLHGYRIAALLERVVGPEDATFDLPTLYSAILQQKQRGLLSATFAECEGRRVKTYAITARGRRYLKSARIAWERSASLLGGLLEEQRRQRRELELAREVQTHFFSSLAPAASLGLDVAGRYRPARHVGGDYYDIIRLSDTAVALTLGDVAGKGLFAALLMATLRAFVRSQRSGAEQLGALMSRLNHLLRESCPRDRFATLFYAVYESTGADLVYVNAGHHPPLLLDPAAGAGLLRLDRGGPVLGLLPNCTYETGSAPFAAGSVLVAYTDGVTEACDANGSDWGEERLAAAIRRGCTASADALADWLLSDVTRFMADGHQEDDMTLLVARRVGAVDER comes from the coding sequence ATGGCTAATGAAGCCGCGCGGCTGCGGACGAAGCCCCGGGTCGCCGAGGCGCTGGACGTCCTCGTGCTGCACCTGCTGGAGCGATCCGGGCCGCTGCACGGCTATCGGATCGCGGCGCTGCTCGAGCGGGTCGTCGGACCAGAGGATGCCACGTTCGATTTGCCCACGCTGTACTCGGCGATCCTGCAGCAGAAGCAGCGAGGGCTGCTGAGCGCCACGTTCGCCGAGTGCGAGGGCCGCAGGGTCAAAACCTACGCCATCACCGCGCGAGGGCGCCGATACCTGAAGAGCGCGCGCATCGCATGGGAACGAAGCGCATCGCTGCTCGGCGGCCTGCTCGAGGAGCAGCGGAGGCAGCGCCGTGAGCTGGAGCTCGCTCGAGAGGTCCAGACCCATTTCTTCTCGTCGCTCGCCCCGGCGGCGAGCCTCGGGCTCGACGTCGCCGGACGCTATCGCCCGGCGCGTCACGTCGGCGGCGACTACTACGACATCATTCGGCTGTCGGACACGGCGGTCGCGCTGACCCTGGGCGACGTGGCGGGCAAGGGCCTGTTCGCCGCGCTGCTGATGGCCACGCTCAGGGCGTTCGTGCGCAGTCAGCGGAGCGGCGCCGAGCAGCTCGGGGCGCTCATGTCGCGGCTCAATCATCTGCTGCGCGAGAGCTGCCCGCGCGATCGATTCGCGACCCTGTTCTACGCCGTGTACGAGTCGACCGGTGCCGACCTCGTGTACGTGAACGCCGGACATCACCCGCCGCTGCTGCTCGATCCGGCCGCCGGCGCAGGCCTCCTCCGTCTCGATCGCGGCGGCCCCGTGCTCGGGCTCCTGCCGAACTGCACGTACGAGACGGGGAGCGCGCCCTTCGCCGCAGGAAGCGTGCTGGTTGCCTACACCGACGGCGTGACGGAGGCTTGCGACGCGAACGGATCGGACTGGGGAGAAGAGCGGTTGGCTGCGGCCATCCGCCGCGGGTGCACGGCGTCCGCCGATGCGCTCGCCGACTGGCTGTTGTCGGACGTGACGCGATTCATGGCAGACGGACATCAAGAGGACGACATGACCTTACTCGTGGCTCGCAGAGTCGGCGCGGTGGACGAGCGATGA
- a CDS encoding PadR family transcriptional regulator, with product MTPQERSKTEVLHGTLDLMVLQTLATLGPLHGYAIAARLEQVSSGALRLNMGSLYPGLVRLQQRGLVRARWAVTENNRRARFYEITASGRRQLATEKAEWHRMTDIMRSLLEPER from the coding sequence ATGACGCCGCAAGAGAGGAGCAAGACGGAAGTGCTGCACGGGACCCTCGATCTCATGGTCCTGCAGACGTTGGCCACGCTCGGGCCGCTTCACGGGTACGCGATCGCCGCGCGGCTCGAGCAAGTGTCGTCCGGCGCCCTTCGTCTCAACATGGGCTCGCTCTATCCGGGTCTCGTCCGGCTGCAGCAACGCGGGCTCGTGCGCGCGCGCTGGGCGGTCACCGAGAACAACCGGCGCGCACGGTTCTACGAGATCACCGCCAGCGGACGCCGGCAGCTCGCCACCGAGAAGGCCGAGTGGCATCGCATGACCGACATCATGCGGAGCCTGTTGGAGCCGGAACGCTGA
- a CDS encoding ABC transporter permease — MGTLREWVSRLWGVLSPDRPDRELEEELRQHLEFAAEDARRRGQTSERDVRAIRLRAGGITQAMEAVRAQRRIPTIESVVRDVRYGLRQLRLSPGFTIVALLSLALGIGANSAMFQLLNAVRLRPLPVARPAELAVVTRSGSFYGAGWSTGRNESFTFAQYQEISRRQQAFSGLLAFSTRRFNLSSGGQVRYAEGLYVSPNFLEVLGVRPQLGAWPADVDPRDCGREGVLLNDGFWRREFGADPGVIGRTMTLDGRRLPVLAVAPPAFYGVEPAYRFDIAVPLCADAGADRESRLSLKWAWWLTMMGRLEPGWTVERAARHLHEISPAVFAETVPETYRPDVAARYLENRLGAASAQAGVSSLREQYEGALWILLGMTALVLCIACANLANLLLARAAAREREAVLRQALGASRGRLVRQLMCESLILAVAGALIGTWFAHASSRALVAFLSGSEGGLYLPIDLDWRVLGFTIALAGGTCVLFGLGPALRATLVSPASVMHGGRGPTSLADRHTFRRGLVVFQVALSFVLLSGALLFGRSLRNLTTAETGMVTEGVLAATVTTEADKGRRPLLFNDIEDRVRRLPDVAAAAIVLYPPFSPAGWNQEVYVGSDKAKTALAWLNRVSPHYFETMGTPIVAGRDFSAQDRAGTPNVAIVNQAFARAVFGDANPIGARFEYEAQAGEQDPVFTVVGLVGNTKYGAIRESTRLIAFLPVAQDVPMSDRLTVVLRARGAMSSAQAGVEREVASVDPRALIEFKPLDVQIADSLARERLVASLSGGFGALAVVLATLGLYGVMAYIIARRRSEIGVRMALGAGRVDILALVFGEASRLMVIGIVLGVGGSLLVLRSATSLLFGLSPTDPATLAIAAVCLAITGLIAVLLPTRNAVRTDPAVVLRGD, encoded by the coding sequence ATGGGCACACTGCGCGAGTGGGTCAGCCGGCTCTGGGGCGTGCTGTCGCCCGACCGGCCGGATCGGGAGCTGGAAGAGGAGCTGCGGCAGCATCTCGAGTTCGCGGCCGAGGACGCCCGCCGTCGCGGGCAGACGTCCGAGCGCGACGTGCGGGCGATTCGGTTGCGCGCCGGCGGAATCACGCAGGCCATGGAAGCGGTGCGCGCCCAGCGCCGCATCCCGACGATCGAGTCCGTCGTGCGCGACGTGCGGTACGGCCTGCGGCAGCTTCGGCTCAGCCCCGGCTTCACGATCGTGGCCCTGCTGTCGCTGGCGCTCGGAATCGGCGCCAACTCGGCGATGTTCCAGTTGCTCAATGCGGTTCGGCTGCGCCCGCTCCCGGTCGCCCGGCCCGCGGAACTGGCGGTCGTGACGCGCTCGGGCTCGTTCTACGGCGCCGGCTGGTCGACGGGGCGCAACGAGTCGTTCACGTTCGCCCAGTACCAGGAGATCTCGCGGCGCCAGCAGGCGTTCTCGGGCCTGCTGGCGTTCAGCACGCGGCGCTTCAACCTGAGCAGCGGTGGCCAGGTGCGCTACGCGGAAGGTCTGTACGTGAGCCCGAACTTCCTCGAGGTCCTGGGCGTGAGGCCCCAGCTCGGCGCCTGGCCGGCCGACGTCGACCCGCGCGACTGCGGGCGCGAGGGCGTGCTCTTGAACGATGGATTCTGGCGACGGGAGTTCGGCGCCGATCCTGGCGTGATCGGCCGCACGATGACGCTCGACGGACGACGGCTTCCCGTGCTCGCGGTCGCGCCGCCGGCATTCTACGGCGTCGAGCCCGCCTATCGCTTCGACATCGCGGTGCCGCTCTGCGCCGACGCCGGCGCTGACCGGGAGAGCCGCCTCTCCCTGAAGTGGGCCTGGTGGCTCACGATGATGGGCCGGCTCGAGCCGGGCTGGACGGTGGAGCGCGCCGCGCGTCACCTCCACGAGATCTCGCCGGCGGTCTTCGCGGAAACCGTGCCCGAGACGTACCGGCCCGACGTGGCGGCGCGCTATCTCGAGAACCGCCTGGGCGCCGCGTCGGCGCAGGCCGGCGTGTCGTCGCTGCGCGAGCAGTACGAAGGCGCGCTCTGGATCCTGCTGGGCATGACCGCGCTCGTCCTGTGCATTGCGTGCGCGAACCTGGCGAATCTGCTGCTCGCGCGCGCGGCCGCCCGCGAGCGCGAGGCCGTGCTGCGCCAGGCGCTCGGCGCCTCTCGCGGCCGCCTCGTCCGCCAATTGATGTGCGAGAGCCTGATCCTCGCCGTCGCCGGCGCTCTCATCGGCACCTGGTTCGCACACGCCTCGAGCCGTGCGCTCGTCGCGTTCCTCAGCGGGTCCGAGGGCGGCCTCTACCTCCCGATCGATCTCGACTGGCGCGTGTTGGGATTCACGATCGCCCTCGCCGGCGGGACGTGCGTGCTGTTCGGCCTCGGGCCCGCCCTGCGGGCGACGCTCGTGAGCCCGGCGAGCGTGATGCACGGCGGCCGCGGCCCGACGTCGCTGGCCGACCGCCACACGTTTCGCCGAGGCCTCGTGGTCTTCCAGGTCGCGCTGTCGTTCGTGCTCCTCTCCGGCGCCCTGCTGTTCGGCCGAAGCCTGCGGAATCTGACGACGGCCGAAACCGGCATGGTGACGGAGGGTGTGCTCGCGGCCACCGTCACGACAGAGGCCGACAAGGGGCGGCGGCCTCTCCTGTTCAACGACATCGAAGACCGGGTTCGGCGCCTCCCCGACGTCGCGGCGGCCGCCATCGTGCTCTATCCGCCCTTCTCGCCAGCCGGATGGAACCAAGAGGTCTACGTCGGATCGGACAAGGCGAAGACGGCGCTCGCGTGGCTCAACCGCGTCAGCCCGCACTACTTCGAGACGATGGGCACGCCGATTGTCGCCGGGCGCGACTTCTCGGCGCAGGATCGCGCCGGCACGCCGAACGTCGCCATCGTCAACCAGGCCTTCGCGCGCGCCGTGTTCGGCGACGCGAACCCGATCGGCGCCCGCTTCGAGTACGAAGCCCAGGCCGGCGAGCAGGACCCGGTCTTCACCGTCGTCGGGCTCGTCGGCAACACGAAGTACGGCGCGATCCGCGAGAGCACGCGGCTCATCGCGTTCCTTCCCGTTGCGCAGGACGTGCCGATGTCCGATCGGCTCACCGTCGTGCTGCGGGCGCGCGGCGCGATGAGCAGCGCGCAGGCGGGCGTCGAGCGCGAAGTCGCATCGGTCGATCCACGGGCGCTGATCGAGTTCAAGCCGCTCGACGTGCAGATCGCCGACTCGCTGGCCCGCGAGCGGCTCGTCGCGAGCCTGTCAGGCGGGTTCGGCGCGCTGGCCGTCGTGCTCGCGACCCTGGGACTCTACGGCGTGATGGCGTACATCATCGCGCGGCGCCGCTCCGAGATCGGTGTCCGCATGGCGCTCGGCGCCGGCCGTGTCGACATCCTCGCGCTCGTGTTCGGCGAGGCGAGCCGCCTGATGGTGATCGGCATCGTCCTGGGCGTCGGCGGCAGCCTCCTCGTCCTGCGCTCCGCTACGTCCCTGCTGTTCGGCCTGTCGCCCACCGATCCGGCAACGCTCGCAATCGCGGCCGTGTGCCTGGCCATCACCGGCCTCATCGCCGTGCTCTTGCCCACGAGGAACGCCGTCCGCACGGATCCCGCGGTGGTGCTGCGCGGAGACTGA
- a CDS encoding VCBS repeat-containing protein produces MNFRVGLIAAITVSAASSLVIANRNFAPDWTFTGANLTAFRTVGHATWKAANGEIVGTPTSPEGGWLVLDKKLQDVQFAANVRCTTDCAAGVMLRAEQTASGMSGVFVPFGKTETAAFAITVDPDGRELTREALGRAGGMVRVVAAPAAGGRAGGPGGFGGAGGAGGPGGVAPPAGARGGGDAGGPATAGRAGAAPGGAGRAGGGRGVGGGGLPENAPYTRPTYTYKPGEWNPLEILLDANNMRVWFNDGPEGGVTTGRVDDETARYGAVALYVGGSGEVRFKDVELKDLGNRAEPKEAVGAGFRMQRLNDWYYAWSASAGDVNHDGVMDIVAGPFFWLGPSFEQAREIYVSQTSNVSNQYTPAMINFVYDYTGDGWPDVLVTESRPLVLYVNPRGEPRRWDRFPAVSVSSETVVFKDVDADGRPDPVYIGGGMVNYATPDPSDATKPWIVHPVSGGGFTVVAQHGVGVGDINGDKRADIVSPYGWWEQPAQRDTGPWPYHPVAFGRWPRAGGSPGGGEMGVYDVNGDGLTDVVAALEAHGWGLAWFEQKRDASGAIAFVQHMIMDDYSAKNAGNVTFSELHASTSADMNGDGIPDFIVGKRVFAHNESYNDPDPYGPGVLYWYQTVRNPKAPGGAEFVPHLIHNRSGVGSALSAVDVNKDGAVDVLTSTNRGTFVFFGTPRSGARGRGAAAGR; encoded by the coding sequence ATGAATTTCCGTGTCGGACTCATCGCCGCCATCACCGTGAGCGCCGCGTCCTCGCTCGTGATCGCCAATCGCAACTTCGCTCCCGACTGGACGTTCACGGGGGCGAACCTCACGGCGTTCCGCACCGTGGGGCACGCGACATGGAAAGCGGCCAACGGCGAGATCGTCGGCACGCCGACCTCGCCGGAGGGCGGGTGGCTCGTTCTCGACAAGAAGCTGCAGGACGTTCAGTTCGCCGCCAACGTACGCTGCACAACGGACTGCGCGGCCGGCGTCATGCTCCGCGCCGAGCAGACGGCGAGCGGGATGAGCGGCGTGTTCGTGCCCTTCGGCAAGACCGAAACGGCCGCGTTCGCGATCACGGTCGACCCTGACGGCCGTGAGCTGACGCGCGAAGCGCTCGGCAGAGCCGGCGGCATGGTTCGCGTCGTCGCCGCTCCGGCCGCGGGTGGCCGTGCCGGCGGTCCGGGCGGATTCGGCGGGGCCGGTGGCGCCGGCGGTCCAGGCGGCGTGGCTCCGCCGGCTGGCGCTCGAGGCGGAGGGGATGCGGGAGGACCGGCCACTGCAGGCCGCGCGGGCGCCGCGCCGGGCGGTGCCGGACGCGCCGGCGGAGGACGCGGTGTCGGCGGAGGCGGCCTTCCCGAGAACGCCCCATACACGCGGCCGACGTACACCTACAAGCCGGGCGAATGGAATCCCCTCGAGATCCTGCTCGACGCGAACAACATGCGCGTGTGGTTCAACGACGGTCCCGAAGGCGGCGTGACCACGGGCCGGGTGGACGACGAGACGGCGCGGTACGGGGCGGTGGCGCTCTACGTCGGCGGCAGCGGCGAAGTGCGGTTCAAGGACGTCGAGCTGAAGGATCTCGGCAATCGCGCCGAGCCGAAGGAAGCGGTCGGCGCTGGATTCCGCATGCAGCGGCTGAACGACTGGTACTACGCCTGGTCGGCGTCGGCGGGCGACGTCAACCACGACGGCGTCATGGACATCGTCGCGGGGCCGTTCTTCTGGCTCGGGCCGAGCTTCGAGCAGGCGCGCGAGATCTACGTGAGCCAGACGTCGAACGTGTCCAATCAGTACACGCCGGCGATGATCAACTTCGTGTACGACTACACGGGCGACGGTTGGCCGGACGTGCTCGTCACCGAGAGCCGCCCGCTCGTGCTGTACGTGAACCCGCGCGGCGAGCCCCGCCGCTGGGATCGGTTTCCTGCCGTGTCGGTCTCATCGGAGACCGTCGTGTTCAAGGACGTGGATGCCGACGGCCGGCCGGATCCGGTCTACATCGGCGGCGGGATGGTGAACTACGCGACGCCCGATCCGAGCGACGCGACCAAGCCCTGGATCGTCCATCCCGTCTCGGGCGGCGGCTTCACCGTGGTCGCGCAGCATGGGGTCGGTGTCGGCGACATCAACGGCGACAAGCGCGCCGACATCGTCTCGCCGTACGGCTGGTGGGAGCAGCCGGCGCAACGCGATACGGGACCGTGGCCGTACCATCCGGTCGCGTTCGGCCGGTGGCCGCGGGCCGGCGGCAGCCCGGGCGGCGGCGAAATGGGCGTCTACGACGTCAACGGCGACGGTCTCACGGACGTCGTCGCCGCGCTCGAGGCGCACGGCTGGGGCCTCGCGTGGTTCGAGCAGAAGCGGGACGCTTCCGGTGCGATCGCGTTCGTCCAGCACATGATCATGGACGACTATTCGGCGAAGAACGCGGGCAACGTCACGTTCTCCGAGCTCCACGCGTCGACGTCGGCCGACATGAACGGCGACGGGATCCCCGATTTCATCGTCGGCAAGCGCGTGTTCGCGCACAACGAGAGCTACAACGATCCCGATCCGTACGGGCCCGGAGTGCTCTATTGGTACCAGACCGTGCGGAATCCGAAGGCCCCCGGCGGCGCGGAGTTCGTGCCGCACCTGATTCACAACCGATCGGGCGTCGGCTCGGCGCTCAGCGCGGTCGATGTCAACAAGGACGGCGCGGTCGACGTGCTGACCTCGACGAATCGCGGCACGTTCGTCTTCTTCGGCACGCCGAGGAGCGGCGCGCGCGGACGTGGGGCGGCCGCCGGCCGATGA
- a CDS encoding esterase — protein MIMTSSKWRAAALVALLSAGLALAQTTAPSAEVSADNHVTFRLYAPDAGDVRLAGNWPGGTNVAMTKDAQGVWSVTVGPLTPELWSYRFVVNGVPAVDPQNGNVTRDGIRVENILLVPGAESALYQNRDVPHGTLAGVWYESPTLKIRRRMQVYTPPGYETSQTQYPVLYLLHGYGGDENEWTGLGRTAQIMDNLIAAGRALPMIVVMPNGHAAERMAPGTGPVEGQTPRPQPAVGPPAAAPPAAAAPATAATRGMVLGGTYPDSFMTDVVPFVERSYRVAPGPGNRAVAGLSMGGMHTLAISTANPGAFRYIGIFSHASRIDDAVIPRLEALRAAAPGLVYMAVGVDDFLLENSRALLQRMKGVGLTPMYRETPGAHTWFVWRQYLADFAPRLFR, from the coding sequence ATGATCATGACGTCGTCCAAGTGGCGAGCGGCCGCGCTCGTCGCGTTGTTGTCGGCGGGCCTGGCGTTGGCCCAGACCACGGCGCCGTCCGCCGAGGTTTCGGCGGACAACCACGTCACGTTCCGCCTGTACGCTCCCGACGCGGGGGACGTCCGCCTCGCGGGCAACTGGCCTGGCGGCACGAACGTGGCGATGACCAAGGATGCGCAGGGCGTCTGGTCGGTCACCGTCGGGCCGCTGACGCCAGAGCTCTGGTCCTATCGCTTCGTGGTGAACGGCGTGCCGGCCGTCGACCCGCAGAACGGCAACGTCACACGCGACGGCATTCGCGTCGAGAACATCCTCCTCGTGCCGGGTGCGGAATCCGCGCTCTACCAGAACCGCGACGTGCCCCATGGGACCCTCGCGGGCGTGTGGTACGAGTCGCCGACGCTGAAGATCCGGCGGCGGATGCAGGTGTACACGCCGCCCGGCTACGAGACGTCGCAGACGCAGTACCCGGTGCTCTACCTGCTCCACGGCTACGGCGGTGACGAGAACGAGTGGACCGGCCTCGGCCGGACGGCGCAGATCATGGACAACCTGATCGCCGCCGGTCGCGCGCTGCCGATGATCGTCGTGATGCCGAATGGCCACGCCGCCGAGCGGATGGCTCCAGGGACCGGCCCGGTCGAAGGGCAGACGCCTCGTCCGCAGCCGGCGGTCGGCCCGCCCGCCGCCGCTCCGCCTGCTGCCGCGGCGCCGGCGACGGCCGCGACGCGCGGCATGGTGCTCGGCGGGACGTATCCGGACAGCTTCATGACGGACGTGGTGCCGTTCGTGGAGCGCAGCTACCGCGTCGCGCCTGGGCCTGGCAATCGCGCGGTCGCCGGCCTCTCGATGGGCGGCATGCACACGTTGGCGATCTCGACGGCCAATCCGGGCGCGTTCCGCTACATCGGTATCTTCAGCCACGCATCTCGCATCGATGACGCCGTCATCCCACGGCTCGAAGCGCTCCGTGCCGCAGCGCCTGGTCTCGTCTACATGGCGGTCGGCGTGGACGACTTCCTGCTCGAGAACTCGCGCGCGTTGCTGCAGCGGATGAAAGGCGTGGGGCTCACGCCCATGTACCGCGAGACGCCTGGCGCTCACACGTGGTTCGTCTGGCGCCAGTATCTCGCCGACTTCGCCCCACGGCTGTTCCGCTGA